The sequence GCACAATGGTTGGATCTAAATCCTGTTGACCTACATGCACCCCGTCTGCGTCCACTGCTAGGGCAATATCAGGGCGATCGTTGACCAAAAATAGGGCACCATAGCGGTGACAGAGGTCGCAGAGTTGCTTCGCCCGCGTAAACCGAATGCCATCTTCCACCGACTTATCACGATATTGCACCAAGGCTAACCCACCTTGTAGGGCAGCCTCCACTACCTCTAGGAGATTGTCTACTGGGGATGTCACCAGGTATAGCTGGCTTTGGTAGAGCCTTTGACGACGATCTTGCGGTTGAACATCCCTCATCATCAACTGACTCTCTAGGGCATACACCCGATAACGCATTTGCTTAAAGGCTTCACCCATACGGGGTTCATACAGCTTGCCATATTCCTCCACAACTCGTAGTGCTTCCTGTACGCGGCACAGGTTGGCCTGCAGCAAATCCCCTAGAGTCGATCGCTGCTCTTCACGCTCATGGGTAATTGTCGTCCCTGGATCTTCCGGCGTGTTTCGTGCTGCCCGCAATTCAGGCCCATGCCAAGCTGCTATTGCCTGTCGCAAGTCCTTGCACTCAGCCGTCAGTTCCCGATTTTCCAAACCAAATCGACACCAGTCTTCAATCACCCGCAAGCCTTCCCGTGCTCGATCAAGATTAGCATCCAGAATTCGCTGCACAGCATTGGGGGATGCACTCAACTCCATAGCCAACTACCATTCTCACTTAGTGCCATTGCTTCATAAAGCTTAACCTAGGATTTGATCATACGCTAGCTGGCCTTCATTCTGTGTTGGAGAGAACACCCTAACTTGGCGTAAATATTCTTCAAGTGCTTTTTGACTGTGTTGATGCTGATATACAACTCTGTGGCAATCTCTGCATAGCTATAGTTAGCCTGTCGCAGTGCCCAAATTTCCAGTTCTCGGGGTGTTAAGCCATCCTGTTGCACATTTTTCAGGGAAACTCGTTTTTGCAGCCGTTGATTTTGGATGGTCACAATCACCAATGGGGTAGGAAATAGGGTTAATTGCGATCGTCGAGCCTCTAGGTGCAACGTGCCTAAGGAGGTTGTCAAGAGTTTTGACTCTAGAATGACAGCATAATGGGTTTGAATGCTACTAGTTTTAGTTGTAGCTGCATGAAGCCGCCAGATTTCTTGGTTGAAGAGGTGAGCCTCATGTTCATCCTCAGCCAGATGGTCAAGGATTTGATGAAGTTGCCAATTGGCATAGAGAATTTCCCCCCGTTCCGTGAGGAGCAAAATGCCATAGGTAAACCCTTCCAAAATCCCCTGCAGAAATGCATAGTTGAACTGCCGATTCTGAGCCTTAACAGTCTTTATTGTGTTAGCAATGTTAGTCATGGTAATGTTACCTACCTTGAGGAATTGATGCTAATGGAGGTGGTGATCCCTCCACAGAGGTTTAGGTGATGACGATCGCAGCCTATTCAGTTGAGCTAGAGCACTGGACAATACCAGGAATGACCCCTACTTGAGTAGGTAAATCCTTAAAGCAAATAGGATGGATTATACCGAGTACAATCCATCTTGATCAGTCTGAACAAAGGGTTACTAGCTGTCACTAAGCCTGCACGATTATGCTTGGTGAAGCCCGTCCAGAGGGTTTGTCTTACCCGGTAGGGATGCGATAATATGTGCTCCCTGGCCTGTGGGTGCCATTGAGTCTTGAACAGGGCCTATAGTGGGTGCCATTGGTTCTAGAGGGGCAGTAGGGATTTGGTTGAGGTCTTCTGGGTGCTAGGAGTATTGGGGAAATTCTACTCCTGTTCGGTGCTGGCATAGTTCATGTTCTCCTGAGCATAAAGGATTAAGTGGAATGATTGCAAACCGACTTAGACCAAATAGACGATCGTGCAGGCTCCAGCCCGCACTACGAGCGAACCAAAGTTGTGTAACCAGTTCTTGGAAAATCGGTATAACAATGCCGTTGTCAACAGGTGATGGATGTGTGATCTATCAGCCTCTTCAGTTCAGGGCTTGGCTGGTATGGAGTGGGTGCTATTGGGGGAACTAGGCTTTTTGGGATTAGGCTTGGGCTTGCGCCTAGACTCGGGCTTAGATAAGCTTGGGGTAGTTCTAGCTGGTTGCTGGGGCATAATGACTATCCTTTAATGTCGAGGGTTGATCATCTAACACAGAGCAGTTGTTGCTAGGTTGTTCAACAACTATTGAGGAATAGGCGGGGGCAAGTTCAGCCTATTCAGTTTAGTGTTACTCAGGGATTAGTTGGTTTCGCGATCGTAGACACCCTTAAGTTTGCAGCCAGACATTGACTGACTCAGGTTCCCTTAAACCTCCTCTCTAGTACAGGAGGGGGAAACCCTTCATTGGATCAGGTCATTTGTAGTTTCAGTAATTTAACCGGACTTAGGGTATTCTTCACTGCCAAGATGTCTCTTCCGGAATAATGACCACTGTACAAATGACTAATTTCCCAAAAATTTGGTATGGCTCTATATGGTGGAATCATATTAGGGTATGTACTGAGCTTGTCGCAGTGGTTACATCTTATTGATAGCCTAGGTAGTGACCATTCCTGCTAGAATAGACCCACTAGTAAACCTGTCTTAATCCAGTGCTATGTCTCAGGCCAACTTGCCCCATTTACGTCGGCAACCCCTGCCT comes from Cyanobacteriota bacterium and encodes:
- a CDS encoding thiamine phosphate synthase — protein: MELSASPNAVQRILDANLDRAREGLRVIEDWCRFGLENRELTAECKDLRQAIAAWHGPELRAARNTPEDPGTTITHEREEQRSTLGDLLQANLCRVQEALRVVEEYGKLYEPRMGEAFKQMRYRVYALESQLMMRDVQPQDRRQRLYQSQLYLVTSPVDNLLEVVEAALQGGLALVQYRDKSVEDGIRFTRAKQLCDLCHRYGALFLVNDRPDIALAVDADGVHVGQQDLDPTIVRQLLGVDRIIGMSTTNPDELQRALASNVDYVGVGPVYETPTKAGKAAAGLSYVRYAAEQVSIPWYAIGSVDLTNLKDVMAAGATRVAVVRAIMQAPDPKAVTEQFLAQLHHATVSPSPCAHAN
- a CDS encoding LuxR C-terminal-related transcriptional regulator; the encoded protein is MTNIANTIKTVKAQNRQFNYAFLQGILEGFTYGILLLTERGEILYANWQLHQILDHLAEDEHEAHLFNQEIWRLHAATTKTSSIQTHYAVILESKLLTTSLGTLHLEARRSQLTLFPTPLVIVTIQNQRLQKRVSLKNVQQDGLTPRELEIWALRQANYSYAEIATELYISINTVKKHLKNIYAKLGCSLQHRMKAS